The Astatotilapia calliptera chromosome 22, fAstCal1.2, whole genome shotgun sequence region TTCAGCAGCTCCTCATCACACTTTGAGACTTAAAGCTCCAACATGATCTTGCTCCTCTTCCTGCTCGGTCTGGCTCTGGGTGCTCCTTCTGAGTCTCCTTCTGATGAAAATGAAGTAAAGCTCCAACTTGGTaactttttttgtgcattttttttttgtctttttaatattatttagcAAATAATagattttaaatgcacctttatcatgtttcttgttttgttttgctcaggAGAAATATGTGTTAGTATAATTGGGGATACATGCATTAATTTGGTTCCACGTttcaaacctccagcagaaccaggctcagacaGGAGCAGCCATTTGCTGTGACTGGTGGAACTTTAGGCCtcatcaaaaagaaaagcttcatATTAAAAGTAGATTATTGATTATCTGTGTCCTTAATCCAAAATGGCTGATTACACATTAGAGGAGGCTTAAAGcggaaggctctgcctcccattctacttttaattaacctcaaaaccacaagtaaaccagcagtctgagagcaaagtacTCCATTGCTCTTAAAATAAGACGTAGCCTGAGTATTTAataccttgtatgtgaggagaaggattttaaattttaatctgGATTTAGCAGGGAGCTGATGCAGAGAAGCTAATATGTAATGTTTCTTTGTATTCCCTGAAGTACATAGAGAAAAGCAGCCTGACACCAGGTCTCACCTTTAGGATATTAGCAGTACAGATCAGGTTTCTTCTGTTactaaaaaacaaatcatgatctttttcctcttcttgtttctgtctttttcagaTGACCGAGCAGTGCAGCTGCAGCATGGAAACTGTCCCACGTTCTGGTGGAGCTTCAACGGCCGCTGCTATACGTATGTAGCTACACCGATGAGCTGGTCTGATGCAGAGTTCCACTGTTTGTCACAGGGAGCCAACCTGGTGTCCATCCACAACATGGAGGAAGAGAACTTTGTCAGATCCTTGATCAGGAACTTCGATCGTGCTCAGAGAGACACCTGGATTGGACTCAGTGATGTTCACAGAGAGGGCAGATGGATGTGGTCTGATGGCTCTGTGGTAGGTTTTGTTAACTGGAATGCAGGCGAGCTGCTGTAAAACTGTGTCAGTTTTACACAGTGTgtatgtgggggttttttttgtagacTATTCTTCTAACTCTTAACAGACTGCTAACATGTATTCAAAAGGctatatttgttatttatttgtagtaAACTGAAACACATTACTAAAAAAATCTATTCTAAGATTCATGTGACACATGACTGTTAAGTTAGGTAGAACTTCAAGGGACATGAAGTTCTTTGCTGACCTGTTCATCATCTTTGTAGCTGTGCAAAAGCAAAAGCTTTATTCAATTTCATATTATAACAACTACGACAACCACTCTGAAgtttataaacaaaaacaagacactGGGTGTCAATTTAGGGATCTACAGTTCTCAGCTAACACTCTTTGACTCTGAAAGTGAGTCAAAGGAGTGAGTCTGACTCATGAAGTTCAAGTACACTTCTAGTTTAACATTTGAGAACAGCAGCGGAGCACTGACCTGTTCTTCTGCTGACTGTGTCAATATGGCTCGTAAACTGAGACAAATTATCTCCAGGAACAGCTGAACAATAGAAGACAATAAATAATCACTACAAGCACATCTGTTCAGCTGTTTGCAGACACTAGAGAGTGACTTGTATTAACATGTGTACATCATGAAATCTGTTGCTTTAGTATTTATGGTTGGCCAACCGGTTAATGCTAGGTAGCTATATCTGATTTTATGATTCACACACAGCTTAATGACAAAAAGGGCCTTCCCTCTACTGCCATCTCTACCTGTCTGTGAAACTTTCTCAGTAAATGGCATTGGTGTGTTTTGTcctttaataaaattaataatagaagaTTCATTTCTGATGCAATCCAGAGTATATTAATGAAACTGGTCttaaattatatgcaaagtTTGTGACATCATGTTGAATTTATAAAAGTGTACCTTTAAAATAagtgttagggttagggttaacccccacacaccccacttttcagttatttatttgtaaaaaatatttgtacaccactttgtgttggtctttcatgtggaattccaataaaattgattcatgtttgtggctgtaatgtgacaaaatgtggaaaagttcaagggggccgaatacttttacAAGCCACTGTACAAACCACTTGAAGGCTATAAAAAGATAGAGGTTCACTTCCAAATGTCAGTTTCCACTGTTagaaatgttatcaggaaactTCAGTAAAGAGATATGGTGGAAGCTCAGATGAACAAAGCTTTAAGACGATCACACAAACCTCTCACATGAGTGCCAAATATCTGCAGGACAGTGTAGCTGACACAGCAGTGGTAATGATCTGCTTTTAGATTAGTCTGGTTACTGCAGGGGTTTTATTTTGGCTGCTTTACAATTGTAACAGACACAAGAGTGcttagacatttttatacaaggTAAATATCTCAAagtggaaaagtaaaaaaagaattaacacacagtcttttttaaatgaaaaaaaaaaaactaaacagggtttgttttgtatttttaactgGAAAGATCACAATcttctgtttcctcttcctGGTACAGTCatttatctgttttctttttgctgatAATGTGATTTTATAATATAGTAAAACCATAATTattcagacaaacaaacagtgaagtAATTCTACTAAACCAAAGGTGCTAATAGTTGATCTATTTTGTCATTTACTGCCATAGGAGAGTCACATATCTCTGGGTCCAGTACTAAGAGAGGATCCTCTTGATTGTGTGGAGTTcattctgtctttgtttaatgGAGCAACTCAGGAGTTTTTACCTGTTAGAGCACTGAACTGTCCTGTTTGATTAGTCATTCTGCTGATAACGCCTTTATGacacaataaatataaataacacatcaaaaaacaaacaacatttcttcatgtgttggaaatttgatgtttttttctggctTATGTTAAATATTGTGTATAGTTTAGAGTTTTGAGCCATTtgcccagtgatgtcacaccaGCAGTGAAAAGACCCTCTCACTCAGCTATAAAAGAAAGCAGCTCCAACTCTGCAGGAATCTGAACATCCTGTACAAAGAAGCTTCAGCAGCTCCTCATCATCTTTGAGACTTAAAGCTCCAACATGATCTTGCTCCTCTTCTTGTTTGGGTGGCTCTGGATGCTCAGTCCTCTTTAATGTTGAGAATTTGTTCTGCCTTTGTATATTATTATCCTATTACTACAAAAACAGTCACGTTCTTCTGAGTCTGCCAGGAGGACGTGGCTGTTCAGCAATTATTAATTTCTTTAGAATCTGATGGTGTTTACTGGCCGGTGTTAGTGATGTTTACAGTTGAGAGTTTTGTTCCATTTGGTCAATGATATCACAGTGATCAGTGAAAACACCCTCTCAGGCAGCTATAAAAGAAAGCAGCTCCACCTCTCTGCAGAAATCCTGTACAAAGAAGCTTCAGCAGCTCCTCATCAAAGGTTGAGACTTAAAGCTTCAACATGATCTTGCTCCTCTTCCTGTTCAGTCTGGCTCTGGGTGCTCCTTCTGAGTCTCCTTCTGATGGCAGTGAAGTGAAGCTACAACATGgtaaccagaggtgggaccaagtcattgttttgcaagtctcaagtaagtctcaagtctttatcctcaagtctcaagtcaagtctcaagtaatgtcaggcaagtcagagtcgagtctcaagtcactggtgtaaaagtccgagtcaagtcacaagtctgaaactttgaatttcaagtcctttcgagtctttaaaaaaaaaaacgaaaaaataatgttgcagttatatgctaaatgtaaatattagaccatgtaattttaaaatctgtgtttttctcaacacatgacaaaatagtgaacttagaaaatatacacaaattgtgaaattgcacctttttaaaatgcagctcaattaaacctagctccaagactAATTTTCActgacagttctgagataagctgcatgttattcttggatgcggttgtaggaccggctttaaaatcgcatgacaaaaatatcatacatattaaaaaaactgcatcaccaacgtagcctggacaacatttgctagttagatgaagtcagctatctcatcttagcatatttatatgcatatttataatcatacggttcttggagtgagtgcatacactcatgaagtttagtaacttccggtcactgcaacaagcccaggtacagtttaccgacggatgggtgcaggaccttgaaacgcaccgtgtagaacgaaagaccatcgtacgtatcataagtttaccagtctcacaaattgtcatcataaatacacattcgttaaccgtttattaatataacctttgagctcaacggtaattaattagcagtggaaataatttctggtagcatcacagaaatgcagcagtgacaataatattgtatgttgtaatcgcactgggcaattagtgatacaaaacaactgttttaccctgtgaataaaagtatatgtttttgtcaatgtaccataataacagaagtgaaacgcaatattgtgtcaggacaattcactatttatgcacaataaacaaaggagcatagcgcgacaatttctgttcagcgccagacttgcttgtaacctatatcaccaattatgttatgaaaatgacgcattaactacaacagaagactgacctttgtgtaaatgcttggagcagactaacctgtgagctggagtgttctgggacgttatatttgatctttgaatggctgcaatccaggccatccgtcgcctctttgttacttcggaaacatggctcgaacaatttctcttcaacgtcgtaatccgataacaaccgatctctttacccgtcggcttcccgtggctgtcatgcgaccggctattgcagttaataatacaacggcttcttgacatttttgtgtttctttttatcgctgtgtgactgatttcaattgaaaggctgtgtgcgctagtacctcttgccacgagttcccagaatcctttgcggttctacccgtgaatgacgtcacattttcaatctctatataatatgcatgttaaattttatatttggggtaaaatatcaagtcttttcaagtaaaccggttcaagtccaattcaagtcccaagtcattggtgtaaaagtccaagtcaagtcacaagtcttagaacattttttcaagtcaagtctaaagtcataaaattaatgactcgagtctgactcgagtccaagtcatgtgactcgagtccacacctctgatggTAACCATCCTATATTCTGACTCTTCTTTCCCCTCCTTTATTTAACTTTATGTTTGTGGGGGGGGTTTTATTATCTTAATCACAATTTAGTCAAATACTCCAAGATTTTCTGTTGTCTGTTTCAGCAGTCAGTGATACAAAATTCTTGGTGTTTCATTGTAACatagatttttttcctccccgtGTCAGATAAGTTCTACTATTCTGTAGAGTTATGATAAAGACCTGCTAATAAACGTAATAAGAGCAGCTTatttctctgcatttttttaactttcaccATGTCAGCTGTGCAGACGTGCTTTTCTGATGTTCTTCAGAGGTTACATCAAAGAAAAAATGTCAgtcacactgacaaaaacagttatttgtttttcatcgAGTTCTGACTGCTGTGTCTTCTTCAGATGACCACAGAGTTCAACTACTGCATGGAAACTGTCCCCCGTTCTGGTACAGCTTCAATGGCCGCTGCTACAAATATGTGGCCACACACATGAGCTGGGCTGATGCAGAGCTCTACTGTGTGTCACAGCGAGCCAACCTGGTGTCTATCTACAGCAGGGAGGAAGAAGagtttgttaaatcattaattaagaACTTTGACCATGCTGAGCGATGGACCTGGATTGGACTGAGTGACATCCATAAAGAAGGCAGATGGATGTGGTCTGATGGTTGTGCAGTGAGTTTTGTCTACTGGGATACTAGCGAGCCAAACAACAGTGGAACAAAAGAGCACTGTGTTCACACTAACGTGCGTGAAGTAAAGAAATGGAATGATCACCAGTGTTCTCTCAATTTAGCTTCTGTTTGTGCAACACAAATAACCTGCCCTTAGAAATTGAAATGTATCTTTTCGCTGCATTGTACAGAAGCAAATCGTTTTTGGCCCATTAATAGATGTTTAAAACTGCtccaaataaaaaggaaaaaacaattaaacatgAAAATTCATCATCAGTGCCACCACTGTTTAACTCTGGGGTTACAGGTCCTATGAGAAAACATGCAAGCGTGTAACTGGTGTCACAGACATGCGCTTGCATGTTTCATTAGCACGCAGTTAGTATTTCAAATAAGGATGAATGTAGAAAATGCACCTCCTCATTGATCTTCCCAGAATAACTTCAAGTCTAATTACAGTTTTTATCAATCGATTTGGCTCAATTATCACAGGAGAAAAGTTTTCATGCAGTTCTCAAACAGTGAGggcattttttaatcacacagGCTCAACTGCACAAAACACATTGATTTTAACAATCATGTTTCCACATTTGGCAGCGTtttggtggctgtagctcaggtgggaGAGCAGGCCATCTACTAACCAGAATGTTAGTTGATTGATCCCactctgctccagtctgcataccAAATATTCTTGGGCAAATTACTAACccatgttgctctctgatgcatccatcagactgTGAATGCTGTGTTAATGTCTGTTAGGAAGCGCTtaggaaaaagtgcttgtgtgattgggtgaataaacaagttgtgtaaagcactctgtaagaaccagtccatttacatgaacagtCAATCACGTCAACTCTGAGATGAAGAAATAAAATCCTTTAAAGACTGTgctataaaaa contains the following coding sequences:
- the LOC113014176 gene encoding galactose-specific lectin nattectin-like yields the protein MILLLFLLGLALGAPSESPSDENEVKLQLDDRAVQLQHGNCPTFWWSFNGRCYTYVATPMSWSDAEFHCLSQGANLVSIHNMEEENFVRSLIRNFDRAQRDTWIGLSDVHREGRWMWSDGSVVGFVNWNAGELL
- the LOC113014174 gene encoding lactose-binding lectin l-2-like — its product is MILLLFLFSLALGAPSESPSDGSEVKLQHDDHRVQLLHGNCPPFWYSFNGRCYKYVATHMSWADAELYCVSQRANLVSIYSREEEEFVKSLIKNFDHAERWTWIGLSDIHKEGRWMWSDGCAVSFVYWDTSEPNNSGTKEHCVHTNVREVKKWNDHQCSLNLASVCATQITCP